The Bifidobacterium sp. WK012_4_13 genome contains the following window.
CCCGCCGGCATGTATGCCGACGGTGACTCGCAGCATCACTCGAGCCACCTTGCCGAGACGGTGGGCAATGGCGGCGATCCGTGCAGGCTCGTCCGGTTCGTCGACAACGATCTTCGCGAAACCCTGCTCGATCGCGAGCGCTATCTCATCGTCCGACTTGTTGTTGCCATGAAGCACCATTCGACGGCCAGGAGCGCCGGCAGCTAGGGCTATCCGCATCTCACCCATGCTGCAGGTATCTATGAACAGTCCCTGCCTCAGCAGCAGACGTACGACTTCCTTGCTGATGAAAGCCTTCGTGGAATAGCTGACATGCGTCGTCACGTTGGGGAAGGCGGTGACGGCAACATCGCGGAACCACTGCGCCCTGCCGACCATGGTGTCCAAGTCCATCAGATACACCGGAGTCCCGAAGCGCTCGACGAGCTCGGCGACCCCGATTCCGCCAAAGCGCATCTGCCCCTTGCACACGTTGGTGCCTGATGGCCAAATTGGTGTGATGCCTGGTGCTGCATTCATGGTTCACATCTTTTCCGGCGCCTCGACGCCCAATAATTCCAATCCATTTTCAAGAACTCGCTGCACCGCATCGTTGAGTTTGAGACGCGCTGCGGCGCGGGCCGGTTCAGGATTCTTCGCAGTGGCCAATTCCTGGCGCCGCTGAGAATCAAGTCGTTCCTCGGAGTCCGTCAGGGGCATGGGAACCACACGCTCGCTGTTATACCAACGATGGTACGCTCCTGCCAGCTGCTCGAGATAGTGAGCCACACGATGCGGGGCACGCTGTTCACCAGCGGTGAGCACCACGGAGGGGTACAAGGCAAGAACCGCCAGGACATCCTCGTCGGCCGATGTATCGAGCAGACCCAGATCCGCCTGCGACGCATCGACGCCTGCGGCCTGGGCGTTGCGATCCACGTTCCATGAGCGAGCATGGGCGTATTGCACGTAGTACACAGGATTGTCGTTCGAATGCGATGCGAGAAGGTTCAGGTCAATGTCGACGCTCTGATTGTAATCGGTACGCGCGAGCGAATATCGGGATGCGTCGACGCCTATGGCTCCGACCAGGTCATCTATCGTCACTACGTTTCCGGCACGCTTGCTCATACGCACCGCCTTGCCATCCTTGATGACATTCACCATCTGACCGATGAGTATCTGCATGTTCTTCCCTGGCTCGTCGCCGAAGGCGGCGCATACGGCCATCATGCGGCCGATATAGCCATGATGGTCCGCGCCGAGCATATAGATCGCAACATCGCAAGGGTGTTCAGGTCGTCTGCGCTTATCGAGGTAATACGCGATATCGCCGGCAATATAGGCAGCGTTGCCGTCCGACTTGATGATCACGCGATCCTTGTCGTCACCATATCTGGTCGACGCGAACCATGTGGCGCCATCCTTCTCATAGATGTCGCCCTGGTCGCGAAGCTCATCGATCGCCTTGCGCACTGCACCGGACTGATAGAGGCTGTTTTCGTGGAACCACACGTCGAAATGAACCCTGAAGTTCTTCATCGAATCTTGAATCTCCGCGAACATCATGGGCACGGCACGGCTACGGAATTCCTCGCGCTGCTCGCTGTCTCCCTCATTGCCCTCGTCGTCCCTGACTCGCGGCAAGGCGAGCGCGTCGACGCCATCTGACTTCGCCTCTGCTATGACCCGTTCGGCAATCTCATTGATGTAGGTGCCCTTGTAGCCATCGGATGGCGTCGGCTCGCCATGCGCAGCCGCCACAAGCGACTTGGCGAAGCGATCTATCTGCTCGCCGTGGTCATTGAAGTAGTATTCGCTGACGACCTTCGCTCCGTTTGCAGCGAGTATCCTCGCCATCGAGTCTCCGATCGCCGCCCATCGAGTGCCTCCGATGTGGATCGGGCCGGTCGGGTTGGCCGAGACGAACTCGAGATTAAGCGTCTGCCCAGCGAATTCCTTGCTGGTGCCGAAACCATCCTTCTCTTCAAGCACCGTCTCTATGACCTGAGCGGCCGAGGATGCTTCGAGCACTATATTGATGAATCCCGGTCCAGCAACCTCGACGGACGCGATCCCATCCGAAGCCATAAGCGATTCAGCCAGCGGCTGAGCGAAATCACGAGGCTTCAAACCGGCTTTCCTCGCAAGCTGAAGAGCGATGTTCGTCGCCCAATCGCCATGGGCACGGTCCTTTGGCCGCATGACGGATATCTTGCTCGCAGCTGGAATGTCCGACTCTGTCAGACTTCCAGTCTTGCGTGCAGCGAACAGTTGTTCAATAAGGGAGGCGATCAATGCGCCAAGTGCTTCAGGACTCATTTAACCCAGTCTAGCCAAGACTGAGACACACTGACTTCCCAGCGAACGCCACTCGGTCACTCTGCGGCGATGGCATCGATTTCGACGAGGGCGCCCTTGGGAATGAAGTTGTTTCCGAAGGCGACCCGTGCAGGCTTCACGGATCCGATGAAGGCGGCGGCGTATTGCTCGTCGACCTCCTTGAAATCCTCGACGTTCTTGAGATAGATCGTTGCCTTGACGATTCCCTCAATGCCCGTTCCAGCCGTGTCAAGTATGTTCTTGATGTTCTTCAAGGCCTGCAGTGCCTGCTCGCCTGCCGAATCGCCGACAAGCTCGCCGGTTGTGGGATCGATGCCAAGCTGGCCCGAGACGAACACGAAGCCATTGGCCTTCACGGCCTGGCTGTATGCTCCCAGGGCAGCTGGAGCATATGCTGTTGAAACCTCTTTGATGTTGTCTGGCATGTCGTCTCCTCAATAGTCGGGTGAATGTCGCGAAACTGTCTGCATGCCCCAGATTTGGAAACGATCGTGATGGGGCACAGATAGACGTGGGCTCGAAGGGATTCGAACCCTCGACCTTCTGTTCCGGAGACAGACGCTCTATCCACTGAGCTACGAACCCGTGTGCGACGACGCGCAACCCACCATACTATTACACCTGCCCAACGGTGTCATCCCGAATTTCGCGCATGCGAGGCGTCTCCCCATTCTTTCGCGTCCGAAAGCGAAAATCACCTTTCCGTGTGGCTTTTTCGGCAATCCCCATACAATTGTCATATGCGCGAAGATATGAATGATTTCGAATATGAGCGGAGATTCTTCTGCCGGGAGTTCCCCGACTACCTCAACGATGGGGACGCCCCTATCCTGATCATTCAAAGCTATTACGTGCATGCGGATAATTTTGCGCTCAGGGTTCGGCTCCAGGCTCACGGTCTGCATGTCGAGATGAATGAGGCCACCGATCCGCTGGCAGTGATGGCAAGATACCGGGATGCCTTCACTGAGGCCTTCGTGACAGTCAAGGGCCCAGCGGTCGGTGGAACGCGATACGAGGCAGAGCGCGACATCGATGCCGGAATCGCGGCCGAGCTCGTTGCGAGAGGTGGAATTCCCATCATCAAGAATCGATACAGTGCATGGATCGCCGAGGATGGCTGGGATGTCGACATCTTTGGAGCGAAGAACCACCCATTGGTCGTTGCGGAGGCCGAGCGCAGCGGACCTGTGACGAATCTCGTCATTCCACGCTTCTGCATTTCCGAAATCACGGATGATGCGAGATTCTCCAATGATGGTCTCGCCGGACATCCATATACACAGTGGAAAGACGAATTTGAAATGGAA
Protein-coding sequences here:
- a CDS encoding Rid family detoxifying hydrolase translates to MPDNIKEVSTAYAPAALGAYSQAVKANGFVFVSGQLGIDPTTGELVGDSAGEQALQALKNIKNILDTAGTGIEGIVKATIYLKNVEDFKEVDEQYAAAFIGSVKPARVAFGNNFIPKGALVEIDAIAAE
- the argS gene encoding arginine--tRNA ligase yields the protein MSPEALGALIASLIEQLFAARKTGSLTESDIPAASKISVMRPKDRAHGDWATNIALQLARKAGLKPRDFAQPLAESLMASDGIASVEVAGPGFINIVLEASSAAQVIETVLEEKDGFGTSKEFAGQTLNLEFVSANPTGPIHIGGTRWAAIGDSMARILAANGAKVVSEYYFNDHGEQIDRFAKSLVAAAHGEPTPSDGYKGTYINEIAERVIAEAKSDGVDALALPRVRDDEGNEGDSEQREEFRSRAVPMMFAEIQDSMKNFRVHFDVWFHENSLYQSGAVRKAIDELRDQGDIYEKDGATWFASTRYGDDKDRVIIKSDGNAAYIAGDIAYYLDKRRRPEHPCDVAIYMLGADHHGYIGRMMAVCAAFGDEPGKNMQILIGQMVNVIKDGKAVRMSKRAGNVVTIDDLVGAIGVDASRYSLARTDYNQSVDIDLNLLASHSNDNPVYYVQYAHARSWNVDRNAQAAGVDASQADLGLLDTSADEDVLAVLALYPSVVLTAGEQRAPHRVAHYLEQLAGAYHRWYNSERVVPMPLTDSEERLDSQRRQELATAKNPEPARAAARLKLNDAVQRVLENGLELLGVEAPEKM